The Terracoccus luteus genome includes a region encoding these proteins:
- a CDS encoding fumarylacetoacetate hydrolase family protein: MRIARYTTGDDPAYGIVQGDPGSEVITPLSGDPLYIGLQPSGQPPVMLEDVRLLAPVIPRSKVVAIGKNYADHAREMGGEAPAEPMMFFKPNTSVVGPFDPVVLPAGSSEVSYEGELAVVVKTITKGVTADKAAECIYGYTIANDVTARDWQRSDGQWARAKGFDTSCPLGPWVETELDTADLRIVTTLDGETKQDGTTADMIHGIARIIEYASAAFTLLPGDVILTGTPAGVGLVEAGQQVTVDIAGIGSLTNTFVRR; this comes from the coding sequence GTGCGCATCGCGAGGTACACGACCGGGGACGACCCGGCATACGGCATCGTCCAGGGCGACCCCGGCAGCGAGGTGATCACCCCGTTGTCCGGCGACCCGCTCTACATCGGGCTGCAGCCCAGCGGTCAGCCGCCGGTCATGCTCGAGGACGTGCGCCTGCTCGCTCCCGTCATCCCGCGCAGCAAGGTCGTGGCCATCGGCAAGAACTACGCCGACCACGCGCGCGAGATGGGCGGCGAGGCTCCCGCCGAGCCGATGATGTTCTTCAAGCCGAACACGTCGGTCGTCGGCCCGTTCGACCCGGTCGTGCTGCCCGCCGGCAGCAGCGAGGTGTCGTACGAGGGCGAGCTGGCGGTGGTCGTCAAGACGATCACGAAGGGCGTGACCGCCGACAAGGCCGCCGAGTGCATCTACGGCTACACGATCGCCAACGACGTGACGGCCCGCGACTGGCAGCGCAGCGACGGGCAGTGGGCCCGGGCCAAGGGCTTCGACACGAGCTGCCCGCTGGGGCCGTGGGTCGAGACCGAGCTCGACACGGCCGACCTGCGCATCGTCACGACGCTCGACGGCGAGACGAAGCAGGACGGCACGACCGCCGACATGATCCACGGCATCGCCCGCATCATCGAGTACGCGTCGGCGGCGTTCACGCTGCTGCCCGGTGACGTCATCCTCACCGGCACACCCGCGGGTGTCGGTCTCGTCGAGGCAGGCCAGCAGGTCACCGTCGACATCGCCGGCATCGGGTCGTTGACCAACACCTTCGTGCGGCGCTGA
- the gltX gene encoding glutamate--tRNA ligase: MSDTSTSDPTTAAPNDPGTADPQATEAAPTSAAETGETESAVEVRTGEQPARSTSDGSGPVRLRVAPSPTGDPHVGTAYMSLFNLAYARQQGGQFVLRVEDTDRARFREDSEAQLYDMLGWLDLTWDEGPDIGGPYAPYRQSERLETYRPYVERLLADGHAYHCWCSTERLAQMREVQQKTKQPTGYDRLCHGKTREERAQLPGFSETPVVRMLVPDDVPLVFDDVIRGSVSAPRPDDQVILKADGFPTYHLAVVVDDHEMGITHVVRGEEWISSTPKHLLLYRWLGLEAPRFAHMPLLRNTDKSKISKRKNPAARLTWFREQGYLPEALVNFLALLAYPPQQDAEGVDVEVFTFEEFSRTFDWAKVNPIGPIFDLKKLEWLNGVHIRALDVGDFAGRLLPYLVADGILGDTQSLGELARLRSVAELIQTRMALLTEAPALVRPFFVADDQLVIDDDARAQLKPDAGDVLDAALRALGDVDDHGTGVLGSGGDWNAATIEAALREAVVEGLGIKPRFAFGPLRTAVSGARISPPLFESMEILGKTSTLNRLRALKDSL; encoded by the coding sequence ATGAGCGACACGAGCACGAGCGACCCGACCACCGCGGCCCCGAACGACCCCGGCACCGCCGACCCGCAGGCGACGGAGGCCGCGCCGACCAGCGCCGCCGAGACCGGCGAGACCGAGTCCGCCGTCGAGGTGCGCACCGGGGAGCAGCCCGCCCGGTCGACCTCCGACGGCAGCGGCCCGGTGCGCCTGCGCGTGGCGCCGAGCCCGACGGGCGACCCGCACGTCGGCACCGCGTACATGTCGCTCTTCAACCTCGCCTACGCCCGGCAGCAGGGTGGCCAGTTCGTCCTGCGGGTCGAGGACACCGACCGCGCCCGCTTCCGCGAGGACAGCGAGGCCCAGCTCTACGACATGCTCGGGTGGCTCGACCTGACCTGGGACGAGGGGCCCGACATCGGCGGTCCCTACGCGCCCTACCGGCAGTCGGAGCGGCTCGAGACCTACCGCCCCTACGTCGAGCGGCTGCTCGCCGACGGCCACGCCTACCACTGCTGGTGCTCGACCGAGCGGCTCGCGCAGATGCGCGAGGTGCAGCAGAAGACCAAGCAGCCGACGGGCTACGACCGGCTCTGCCACGGCAAGACCCGTGAGGAGCGCGCGCAGCTGCCCGGGTTCAGCGAGACCCCGGTCGTGCGCATGCTCGTGCCCGACGACGTCCCGCTCGTCTTCGACGACGTCATCCGCGGCAGCGTCTCGGCGCCGCGGCCCGACGACCAGGTCATCCTCAAGGCCGACGGGTTCCCGACGTACCACCTCGCCGTCGTCGTCGACGACCACGAGATGGGCATCACCCACGTCGTGCGCGGCGAGGAGTGGATCAGCTCGACCCCCAAGCACCTGCTGCTCTACCGGTGGCTCGGGCTCGAGGCGCCGCGCTTCGCCCACATGCCGCTGCTGCGCAACACCGACAAGTCGAAGATCAGCAAGCGCAAGAACCCGGCCGCCCGCCTCACGTGGTTCCGCGAGCAGGGCTACCTGCCCGAGGCGCTCGTCAACTTCCTCGCCCTGCTGGCCTACCCGCCGCAGCAGGACGCCGAGGGCGTCGACGTCGAGGTGTTCACCTTCGAGGAGTTCAGCCGCACCTTCGACTGGGCCAAGGTCAACCCCATCGGCCCGATCTTCGACCTCAAGAAGCTCGAGTGGCTCAACGGCGTGCACATCCGGGCCCTCGACGTAGGTGACTTCGCGGGCCGGCTGCTGCCCTACCTCGTCGCCGACGGCATCCTCGGCGACACCCAGTCGCTCGGCGAGCTCGCCCGGCTGCGCTCGGTCGCCGAGCTCATCCAGACCCGCATGGCCCTGCTCACGGAGGCCCCCGCCCTCGTGCGCCCGTTCTTCGTCGCCGACGACCAGCTCGTCATCGACGACGACGCGCGCGCCCAGCTCAAGCCGGATGCCGGTGACGTCCTCGACGCCGCCCTGCGCGCCCTCGGCGACGTCGACGACCACGGCACGGGCGTCCTCGGCAGCGGTGGTGACTGGAACGCCGCCACGATCGAGGCGGCGCTGCGCGAGGCCGTCGTCGAGGGCCTCGGCATCAAGCCGCGCTTCGCCTTCGGCCCGCTGCGGACCGCGGTGTCGGGCGCCCGCATCTCGCCGCCGTTGTTCGAGAGCATGGAGATCCTCGGCAAGACGTCGACGCTGAACCGCCTTCGCGCACTGAAGGACTCGCTCTGA
- a CDS encoding GNAT family N-acetyltransferase: MAARASAWPLHGIRLVGDVVQLRVMTEADLDEVVGALPDDVELNPSATPYAGLDERGNRGAAVAQAYWRALGTWSPDDWALPFLAHHDDALVGVQWLEGPDYRVERTVDSSSWLVSEARGRGLGTAMRAAVLTLAFGPLAAVAAVSSAVADNAASLGVSRRLGYRDTHTSVLPHSGAPLQHVRLTRDAWLASGQAGRTRVEGVDAALPLFGRSAP, from the coding sequence GTGGCCGCGCGTGCGAGCGCGTGGCCGCTGCACGGCATCCGCCTCGTCGGTGACGTGGTGCAGCTGCGCGTCATGACCGAGGCCGACCTCGACGAGGTCGTCGGCGCGCTGCCCGACGACGTCGAGCTCAACCCGAGCGCGACGCCGTACGCCGGTCTCGACGAGCGGGGCAACCGCGGCGCCGCCGTGGCGCAGGCCTACTGGCGCGCTCTCGGCACGTGGTCGCCCGACGACTGGGCCCTGCCCTTCCTGGCCCACCACGACGACGCCCTCGTCGGCGTCCAGTGGCTCGAGGGCCCCGACTACCGGGTCGAGCGAACCGTCGACTCCTCGTCGTGGCTGGTGAGCGAGGCGCGGGGCCGGGGCCTCGGCACGGCGATGCGCGCCGCGGTGCTGACGCTGGCCTTCGGCCCGCTCGCGGCCGTGGCCGCGGTCAGCTCGGCGGTGGCCGACAACGCGGCCTCCCTGGGGGTCTCGCGGCGCCTCGGCTACCGCGACACGCACACGTCGGTGCTGCCGCACTCGGGCGCCCCGCTGCAGCACGTGCGACTGACCCGTGACGCCTGGCTCGCCTCGGGGCAGGCCGGACGCACACGCGTCGAGGGCGTGGATGCCGCCCTCCCGCTCTTCGGGCGGAGCGCCCCGTGA
- a CDS encoding HAD family hydrolase translates to MSATPPAPTSGPAGGDLVVELTGVRGLLLDVDDTIVDTRAAMVAAGSVALGVLWPERPEQHRAMAQHYYDDPQRWFRRYASGEVAFDAMRTGRIEEVAAAFGAAVPEAALQRYAVAYDPAFRAAQRLFDDVPELLMAARRAGLPVGLLTNSALAPTTLKLEALDLVDAFDAVVTTDTLGFGKPDPRVYREACRLLGVAPEHVVCIGDSLEWDVLGARSAGLRAVWLDRPAPAGGAAGGAADVARDADAAAAGVVSVHDLDAVTDVLTRVDLGL, encoded by the coding sequence GTGAGCGCGACGCCTCCCGCGCCGACCTCCGGCCCCGCGGGCGGCGACCTCGTCGTCGAGCTCACCGGCGTGCGGGGGCTGCTGCTCGACGTCGACGACACCATCGTCGACACCCGTGCGGCCATGGTGGCGGCGGGCAGCGTGGCCCTCGGGGTGCTGTGGCCCGAGCGGCCGGAGCAGCACCGCGCCATGGCCCAGCACTACTACGACGACCCGCAGCGCTGGTTCCGCCGGTACGCCTCGGGCGAAGTCGCCTTCGACGCCATGCGCACGGGGCGCATCGAGGAGGTGGCCGCCGCCTTCGGGGCCGCCGTGCCGGAGGCTGCGCTCCAGCGGTATGCGGTGGCCTACGACCCCGCCTTCCGCGCCGCGCAGCGCCTCTTCGACGACGTCCCCGAGCTGCTCATGGCCGCCCGTCGTGCGGGGCTGCCCGTGGGTCTGCTGACGAACTCGGCGCTGGCCCCGACGACCCTCAAGCTCGAGGCGCTCGACCTCGTCGACGCCTTCGACGCCGTCGTGACGACCGACACCCTTGGCTTCGGCAAGCCCGACCCCCGCGTCTACCGGGAGGCATGCCGGCTGCTCGGCGTGGCCCCCGAGCACGTGGTGTGCATCGGGGACAGCCTCGAGTGGGACGTGCTCGGTGCGCGGTCGGCGGGGCTGCGGGCGGTCTGGCTCGACCGGCCGGCCCCGGCCGGGGGAGCGGCCGGGGGAGCGGCCGACGTGGCGAGGGATGCGGACGCCGCGGCCGCGGGCGTGGTGTCGGTGCACGACCTCGACGCCGTCACCGACGTGCTGACCCGCGTCGATTTGGGCCTCTGA
- a CDS encoding DUF4188 domain-containing protein, translated as MPTHRSTTHDHDGDLAVFLIGLRVAKPWRPDLWVPTLRAMPPMLAELHEAKAAAERGEGEDLGFLGHRTLVGAGGPTVLQYWRSTEHIYAYAHDEGRHHRPAWLDFYRRVAGDAGAVGIWHETYAVPAGGAETLYVDMPPTGLGAAVGVRGSSGRRHARLADRGSAPRP; from the coding sequence ATGCCCACGCACCGCAGCACGACCCACGACCACGACGGCGACCTCGCCGTCTTCCTCATCGGCCTGCGCGTCGCGAAGCCGTGGCGTCCGGACCTCTGGGTCCCGACGCTCAGGGCCATGCCGCCGATGCTGGCCGAGCTGCACGAGGCGAAGGCCGCAGCCGAGCGGGGTGAGGGCGAGGACCTCGGCTTCCTCGGTCACCGCACGCTCGTCGGGGCCGGCGGGCCGACCGTGCTGCAGTACTGGCGCAGCACCGAGCACATCTACGCCTACGCCCACGACGAGGGGCGCCACCACCGGCCGGCGTGGCTCGACTTCTACCGGCGGGTCGCGGGGGATGCCGGGGCGGTGGGCATCTGGCACGAGACCTACGCCGTCCCCGCGGGAGGCGCCGAGACCCTCTACGTCGACATGCCCCCGACCGGGCTGGGGGCGGCCGTCGGCGTGCGTGGGTCCTCGGGGCGGCGGCACGCCCGGCTCGCCGACCGGGGGAGCGCCCCGCGGCCCTGA